The following proteins come from a genomic window of Cronobacter muytjensii ATCC 51329:
- a CDS encoding peptidoglycan-binding protein — protein MSSRKKFRPHIMRIGSTVGECGNNKPEEVLWFQQTLSESGYQELTGRDVKITGQCDKDTIDGIRWFQNMLSMKPTGMIHPGDIWLQEAINNVILQPWRKTVGAVQLSVPEGQVTFDAEGNDYVFPDYAPKRAPKRTGFFSRILHWPGGVSGVTLGRGYDMKMRTAGEIFSTLRSIGIEEYRAVIASNAAYLSGRQAKLFVETTWQLFGEISYAQQIELFKRSYLEKKNYAYHFYVKTATTKPNAPSWDELDQKIKDVLVDIFYQGTRYPASLVEAALAGKTALIKFIREDPALMRYEPARQRIRYLQ, from the coding sequence ATGAGCAGTCGAAAAAAATTCAGGCCACATATTATGCGGATTGGCTCCACAGTGGGGGAGTGTGGCAACAACAAGCCTGAAGAGGTTTTATGGTTTCAGCAAACGCTCAGTGAGTCCGGCTATCAAGAACTAACCGGGCGAGATGTTAAGATTACTGGCCAGTGTGACAAAGATACAATTGATGGCATCCGTTGGTTTCAGAATATGCTCTCTATGAAGCCTACTGGTATGATCCATCCCGGAGACATCTGGCTTCAGGAAGCGATAAATAATGTTATTTTACAACCCTGGCGTAAGACTGTCGGGGCGGTACAGCTAAGTGTGCCTGAAGGCCAGGTTACCTTTGATGCTGAAGGGAATGATTATGTCTTTCCGGATTATGCTCCCAAGAGAGCGCCTAAAAGAACAGGTTTTTTTTCCCGGATACTGCATTGGCCTGGTGGTGTGTCTGGCGTCACACTAGGGCGCGGTTATGACATGAAAATGCGGACTGCCGGCGAGATTTTTTCAACATTGCGAAGTATTGGTATAGAAGAATATCGTGCGGTGATTGCGTCAAATGCTGCATACCTTAGCGGAAGGCAGGCAAAGCTTTTTGTCGAAACCACATGGCAGTTATTTGGGGAGATAAGCTATGCTCAGCAGATTGAATTATTCAAGCGTTCTTATTTAGAGAAAAAGAATTACGCATACCACTTTTACGTCAAAACAGCGACAACAAAACCGAATGCACCATCATGGGATGAGCTTGATCAGAAAATTAAAGATGTTCTTGTCGATATTTTTTATCAGGGCACGCGATATCCAGCCAGCTTAGTTGAGGCTGCATTAGCGGGCAAAACAGCGCTTATAAAGTTCATTCGGGAAGACCCAGCCCTGATGCGTTATGAACCTGCAAGGCAAAGAATCAGGTATTTACAATGA
- a CDS encoding DUF1311 domain-containing protein, producing MKKTLITIILMALFPSAYSAEKLDIIAGPEIDNCWRNNADRGKASECLNALSDKSNKEMDELIAKTVRQIKENNSGPVYKSEDPQQTIGDVFSNLFLDSQNSWKEYRKTLCLGVGSQIGKDAYDYWPYIYQCQINLNKRHVEEIKMIRADEK from the coding sequence ATGAAAAAAACATTGATAACGATTATTTTAATGGCCTTATTTCCGTCAGCTTACAGTGCTGAAAAATTAGACATTATAGCTGGCCCAGAAATTGATAATTGTTGGCGTAATAATGCTGACCGAGGAAAAGCTTCTGAATGTTTAAATGCTCTTAGTGACAAAAGTAATAAGGAAATGGACGAGTTAATTGCCAAAACAGTCAGGCAAATTAAAGAGAACAATAGTGGTCCCGTTTACAAAAGTGAGGATCCTCAACAGACCATTGGCGACGTCTTCAGTAACCTTTTCCTTGACTCGCAAAATTCTTGGAAGGAGTATCGTAAGACTCTCTGTTTAGGCGTTGGTTCGCAAATCGGGAAAGATGCCTACGACTACTGGCCTTATATTTATCAGTGCCAAATCAACCTAAATAAAAGGCATGTTGAAGAGATTAAAATGATTCGCGCAGATGAAAAGTAA
- a CDS encoding primase-helicase zinc-binding domain-containing protein, translating into MKMNVTETVKQACGHWPRILPALGVKVIKNRHQACPVCGGSDRFRFDDKEGRGTWFCNQCGAGDGLKLIEKVFGVKPAEAARKVDAVTGNLPPVAPEVIAAAEPETEASRRAAAALAADIMTKVRLTSGNAYLDRKGLADRECLTLTTMHKTGGVTYRAGDVAVPLYDDTGTLVNLQLINTDGLKRTLKGGQVKGACHVIEGKKQAGKRLWIAEGYATALTVHHLTGETVMVALSSVNLLSLASLARQQHPACQIVIAADRDLNGVGQTSAAAAAEACEGTVALPPVFGDWNDAFVQQGEEATRQAIYDAIKPPVASPFDTMSEAEFTAMSASEKAMRVHEHYGEALAVDANGQLLSRYESGIWKVVSPAEFARDVAGLFQRLRAPFSSGRIASVVETLKLIIPQQASPARRLIGFRNGVLDTQSGIFSPHHKSHWLRTLCDVDFTPPVEGETLETHAPNFWRWLDRAASQNPQKRDVILAALFMVLANRYDWQLFLEVTGPGGSGKSILAEIATLLAGEDNATSADIDTLEDPRRRASLIGFSLIRLPDQEKWSGDGAGLKAITGGDAVSVDPKYQNPYSTHIPAVILAVNNNPMRFTDRSGGVSRRRVIIHFPEQIAPEERDPQLRDKIARELAVIVRQLMQKFSDPMTARALLQSQQNSGEALSIKRDADPTFDFCGYLEALPQTNGMFMGNANIVPRQPRNYLYHAYLVYMEANGYRNVLSLKMFGLGLPVMLKEYGLNYEKRHTRQGTQTNLTLKDESNGDWLPKCNEPASP; encoded by the coding sequence ATGAAAATGAACGTAACGGAAACCGTTAAACAGGCGTGCGGCCACTGGCCGCGCATTCTCCCGGCGCTGGGCGTGAAGGTCATTAAAAATCGCCATCAGGCCTGCCCGGTATGCGGCGGCTCTGACCGCTTCCGCTTTGATGACAAAGAGGGGCGCGGGACATGGTTCTGCAACCAGTGCGGCGCGGGTGACGGCCTGAAACTGATCGAAAAAGTGTTCGGTGTGAAACCGGCTGAGGCCGCCCGTAAGGTGGACGCCGTGACCGGCAACCTGCCGCCGGTTGCCCCGGAAGTGATTGCGGCCGCAGAGCCTGAAACCGAAGCCAGCCGCAGGGCGGCCGCCGCGCTGGCGGCGGATATCATGACGAAAGTCCGCCTGACCTCCGGTAACGCCTACCTGGACCGCAAGGGGCTGGCTGACCGCGAATGCCTGACGCTGACCACCATGCACAAAACCGGCGGTGTCACGTACCGCGCCGGGGATGTGGCCGTACCGCTGTATGACGATACCGGCACGCTGGTTAACCTTCAGCTTATTAATACTGACGGTCTCAAGCGCACCCTGAAAGGCGGTCAGGTCAAAGGGGCATGTCATGTCATCGAAGGGAAAAAACAGGCCGGAAAACGCCTGTGGATTGCGGAGGGTTATGCGACCGCGCTCACCGTGCATCACCTCACCGGTGAAACCGTCATGGTGGCGCTGTCCTCCGTGAATCTCCTTTCTCTGGCGAGCCTTGCCCGACAACAGCACCCGGCCTGCCAGATTGTGATTGCCGCCGACCGTGACCTTAACGGTGTCGGCCAGACCAGCGCCGCAGCGGCCGCAGAGGCCTGCGAGGGCACGGTAGCCCTGCCGCCGGTGTTTGGTGACTGGAATGATGCGTTTGTGCAGCAGGGGGAGGAGGCCACGCGTCAGGCGATTTACGATGCCATTAAGCCGCCAGTCGCCAGCCCGTTCGACACCATGAGCGAGGCGGAATTTACCGCCATGAGCGCCAGCGAAAAGGCGATGCGGGTACATGAGCATTACGGCGAAGCGCTGGCCGTGGATGCGAACGGCCAGCTCCTGTCGCGCTATGAAAGCGGCATCTGGAAGGTGGTATCGCCAGCCGAATTTGCGCGTGACGTGGCCGGGCTGTTCCAGCGCCTGCGCGCCCCGTTCTCATCGGGCAGAATTGCCTCGGTGGTGGAGACCCTGAAGCTGATTATTCCGCAGCAGGCGTCACCGGCGCGGCGCCTGATTGGTTTTCGCAACGGGGTACTTGATACCCAAAGCGGCATATTCAGCCCGCACCATAAATCACACTGGCTGCGCACGCTGTGCGACGTGGATTTTACCCCGCCGGTGGAAGGAGAAACGCTGGAGACCCACGCGCCGAATTTCTGGCGCTGGCTTGACCGCGCGGCCAGCCAGAATCCGCAAAAACGCGACGTGATTCTGGCAGCACTCTTTATGGTGCTGGCGAACCGCTACGACTGGCAGCTCTTTCTCGAAGTGACCGGGCCGGGCGGCAGCGGGAAAAGTATTCTCGCCGAAATTGCGACCCTGCTTGCCGGTGAGGATAACGCCACGTCGGCTGATATCGACACGCTGGAAGACCCGCGCAGGCGCGCATCCCTTATCGGCTTCTCGCTCATTCGCCTTCCCGACCAGGAAAAATGGAGCGGCGACGGTGCCGGGCTCAAAGCCATCACCGGTGGCGATGCAGTTTCGGTTGACCCCAAATATCAGAACCCGTATTCAACACATATTCCGGCAGTCATTCTGGCCGTGAACAATAATCCGATGCGCTTCACCGACCGCAGCGGCGGCGTCTCCCGTCGCCGGGTGATTATTCACTTCCCGGAGCAGATTGCGCCGGAAGAACGCGACCCGCAGCTCAGGGATAAAATCGCCCGCGAGCTGGCCGTGATTGTTCGCCAGTTGATGCAGAAGTTCAGCGACCCGATGACCGCCCGCGCACTGCTTCAGTCGCAGCAGAACTCCGGTGAGGCGCTCAGCATCAAGCGCGATGCTGACCCGACGTTTGATTTTTGCGGCTATCTGGAAGCGCTGCCGCAGACGAACGGTATGTTTATGGGTAATGCGAATATTGTGCCCCGCCAGCCCCGTAATTATCTCTATCACGCCTATCTGGTCTATATGGAGGCCAACGGCTACAGGAATGTGCTGAGCCTGAAAATGTTCGGGCTGGGGCTGCCGGTGATGTTGAAAGAGTACGGACTGAATTATGAAAAGCGTCACACCAGACAGGGCACTCAGACGAACCTGACACTTAAGGATGAAAGCAACGGCGACTGGCTACCGAAATGCAACGAACCCGCATCGCCATGA
- a CDS encoding DUF5375 domain-containing protein: MKPVLPAVLRSALYRRAVACAWLTACERQHRYPHLTLDALESAIADELEGFYLRQHGEEKGRQIACALLEDLMEAGPLKAVPSLSFLGLAVMDELCARHITSPVLH, translated from the coding sequence ATGAAGCCCGTACTGCCCGCCGTGCTGCGCTCGGCCCTTTACCGCCGCGCCGTTGCCTGTGCCTGGCTCACCGCGTGTGAGCGCCAGCACCGCTACCCGCACCTCACCCTTGATGCGCTGGAAAGCGCCATTGCTGACGAGCTGGAAGGCTTTTACCTTCGCCAGCACGGCGAGGAAAAAGGCCGTCAGATTGCCTGTGCGCTGCTGGAGGATTTAATGGAAGCCGGACCGCTGAAAGCAGTACCGTCGCTCTCCTTTCTCGGGCTCGCCGTCATGGATGAACTCTGCGCCCGCCATATCACATCGCCTGTGCTGCACTGA
- a CDS encoding host cell division inhibitor Icd-like protein: MMMAVQQTTPFSGLLPFVVSRYSFPAVAKSAAGIGVPNTTLATPDAPCVFFCVCALMHPSFAQWFVFRCACRIMVAQAGASYEAPVSNVAGYANPVWATTSEIGVSGGSGTIQTLEAAIMATTLTLSHPQFVFVFAAVRRADRTPRICMLRTVAGDERSARRSLVRDYVLAFAARLPVAEVCA, translated from the coding sequence GTGATGATGGCCGTTCAGCAGACAACCCCTTTTTCTGGCTTGCTTCCTTTCGTCGTTTCCAGGTATAGTTTTCCTGCTGTCGCAAAATCGGCAGCCGGGATTGGCGTCCCGAATACAACATTGGCGACACCAGACGCGCCTTGCGTCTTTTTTTGTGTCTGTGCCTTGATGCACCCATCTTTCGCGCAATGGTTTGTGTTCCGTTGCGCCTGTCGAATAATGGTGGCTCAGGCGGGGGCTTCTTACGAAGCGCCGGTTTCCAATGTTGCCGGTTACGCCAACCCTGTCTGGGCTACCACCAGTGAAATTGGCGTTTCCGGTGGTAGCGGTACAATACAAACATTGGAGGCTGCCATCATGGCTACGACCCTCACCCTGTCTCACCCGCAGTTTGTCTTTGTGTTTGCCGCCGTTCGTCGTGCAGACCGCACACCCCGAATCTGCATGCTCCGCACCGTGGCCGGTGACGAGCGCAGCGCCCGCCGTTCCCTCGTTCGCGATTACGTGCTGGCGTTCGCAGCCCGCCTGCCGGTGGCGGAGGTATGCGCATGA
- a CDS encoding helix-turn-helix transcriptional regulator gives MHTAFSSPSSAPAAPLIPVSDAVQERFIRLPEVMHLCGLSRSTIYDLISREAFPKQISLGGKNVAWAQSEITAWMADRIAARDRGYDA, from the coding sequence ATGCACACTGCTTTTTCTTCCCCGTCTTCTGCCCCTGCCGCGCCACTAATCCCGGTCTCTGATGCCGTTCAGGAGCGCTTTATCCGTCTGCCTGAAGTGATGCATCTGTGCGGCCTGTCCCGGTCAACCATTTATGACCTCATCAGCCGGGAAGCCTTTCCGAAGCAAATCAGCCTCGGCGGTAAAAACGTGGCGTGGGCGCAGTCCGAAATCACCGCATGGATGGCCGACCGTATCGCAGCACGTGACCGGGGATATGACGCGTGA
- a CDS encoding ogr/Delta-like zinc finger family protein: MFHCPFCKTSAHARTSRYLSDNVKQRYHQCVNIECSATFRTLESVDGVIRSPATEPAIPAPEPAATVNRAGA; this comes from the coding sequence ATGTTTCACTGTCCGTTCTGCAAAACCAGTGCGCACGCCCGCACCAGTCGCTATCTGTCCGATAACGTCAAACAGCGCTATCACCAGTGCGTGAATATCGAATGTTCGGCGACCTTCCGCACGCTGGAATCCGTGGACGGTGTCATCCGTTCACCGGCGACAGAGCCGGCTATCCCGGCACCCGAACCGGCAGCCACCGTTAACCGCGCCGGTGCGTAA
- a CDS encoding phage polarity suppression protein — protein MTTLQKAFETCQADKSAWLQRRAELAQTEQAYREQLAADNRNGQRLQMLRDIIDVKKWEINQAAGRYIRSHEKVQRISIRNRLNDFMQAHGAALAAALAPELMKYSGQHPAVQHCAMQHSLDYLREALQVWLSAGEKINYSAQDEDILTAIGFRPDAASRDDSREKFTPAQNLNYTHRRAELAAHQNR, from the coding sequence GTGACAACACTACAGAAAGCCTTTGAAACCTGTCAGGCAGACAAATCTGCCTGGCTGCAACGCAGGGCTGAACTTGCCCAGACTGAACAGGCATACCGGGAACAGCTTGCCGCTGATAACCGCAACGGCCAGCGCCTGCAAATGCTGCGCGACATTATCGACGTGAAAAAGTGGGAAATTAACCAGGCTGCCGGTCGCTATATCCGTTCGCATGAAAAGGTGCAGCGCATCAGCATCCGCAACCGGCTGAATGATTTTATGCAGGCGCACGGCGCGGCGCTGGCCGCCGCCCTTGCCCCCGAGCTGATGAAATATTCCGGCCAGCATCCCGCCGTTCAGCACTGCGCCATGCAGCATTCACTTGATTATCTGCGTGAGGCGCTACAGGTCTGGCTCTCCGCCGGAGAAAAAATTAATTATTCCGCACAGGATGAGGACATTTTAACGGCCATCGGATTCAGGCCCGACGCGGCTTCACGCGATGACAGCCGGGAAAAATTCACACCCGCACAGAACCTGAATTACACCCATCGCCGTGCAGAACTGGCCGCGCATCAGAACCGTTAA
- a CDS encoding AAA-like domain-containing protein produces the protein MQRSTQSFDKPGILSTLNIETRSQNEKKIIEAISQIWFVTFFKSANFKSSEYHFFFAKPTREISEQFHFSREVLVLISPSSHFMPRCLDFVDKLMGDYQNRLDKLCVFIVSKDEQVSEKVQGIILQDKESRIIVPFTYNELINNSDSSELQINRLKKSFYERDLFSYETPLKTDTYFFGRHEAIQSLYGKYQTGQCSSLFGLRRIGKTSVIYAILRMMDVRDEPNVYLDCSETSFHMRRWNECLFFIVNDISKKYSLPKHLKLSKEEDYTEKNASICFERDIESIYNYFKGKRLLIALDEIENITFTLSPTIHWKESLDFIYFWQALRSLFQKRQDLFSVMISGVNPISIETPIVNTYDNPIYRFISPSYLPFFDANEVKEMVSTIGNYMGMRFDDEIYTYLTDDFGGHPFIIRQVCSYLFKEKKGLKSISITKYEYERKREEINNSIIDYLDLIITVLRERYPDEYQLIEYLAAGDQKTFAEFFGMSEKLVEHLIGYGLVKRDAENFHFTIKTISSYINTQSRIRLLPTTREEKWHRLCEGRNKLETDLRQLISHTLKYKHGPDKAKEIFLAIISPPDRQKKLSLLKFSDIFRSKLYFEDLRKLIEKNWSDFEKVFNNEKSKFSQYMAIINSTRGDAHANDISDDDMGLFEITIDWLQRKVDNYLE, from the coding sequence ATGCAACGCAGCACTCAAAGTTTCGATAAACCGGGTATTTTATCAACACTAAACATTGAAACTAGAAGCCAGAATGAGAAAAAAATAATTGAAGCTATTTCACAAATTTGGTTTGTGACTTTTTTCAAGTCAGCAAACTTCAAAAGCAGTGAGTATCATTTTTTCTTTGCAAAACCTACCCGGGAAATTTCAGAACAATTTCACTTCTCTCGTGAGGTATTGGTTTTAATAAGTCCTTCGTCACATTTCATGCCGAGATGCCTTGATTTTGTTGATAAATTAATGGGTGATTATCAAAATAGATTAGATAAATTATGTGTTTTTATCGTTAGTAAAGACGAGCAAGTTTCAGAAAAAGTACAAGGTATTATTTTACAGGACAAAGAGTCAAGAATAATAGTACCATTTACTTACAATGAACTCATTAATAACTCAGATTCAAGTGAATTACAAATAAACCGGCTAAAGAAAAGTTTTTATGAACGAGATCTTTTCTCTTATGAAACCCCTCTCAAAACAGACACATATTTCTTCGGGCGTCATGAAGCAATACAATCTTTATACGGAAAATATCAAACAGGCCAGTGTAGCTCCTTATTTGGATTAAGGCGAATTGGCAAAACATCTGTTATTTATGCAATATTGAGAATGATGGATGTAAGGGACGAGCCAAATGTTTATTTGGATTGCTCTGAAACATCATTTCACATGCGCAGATGGAATGAATGCTTATTCTTCATCGTAAACGATATTTCAAAAAAATACTCACTACCGAAACATCTTAAACTTTCAAAAGAAGAAGACTACACAGAAAAAAATGCCTCCATATGCTTCGAAAGAGACATTGAATCAATATATAATTATTTTAAAGGCAAGCGTTTGTTAATTGCTTTAGATGAAATTGAAAATATAACATTTACATTATCGCCAACTATTCATTGGAAAGAGAGTTTAGATTTTATCTATTTCTGGCAAGCTTTACGATCATTATTCCAAAAAAGACAAGATCTTTTTTCCGTTATGATTTCAGGCGTCAATCCTATTTCAATTGAAACTCCAATTGTTAACACTTACGACAATCCTATATATAGATTTATCTCTCCATCATATCTCCCTTTCTTTGACGCAAATGAGGTAAAGGAAATGGTGAGTACAATCGGAAATTATATGGGGATGAGATTTGATGATGAAATTTATACCTATCTAACAGATGATTTCGGAGGGCACCCATTTATAATAAGACAAGTTTGCAGCTATTTATTCAAGGAAAAGAAAGGCTTAAAAAGCATTTCTATTACCAAATATGAATATGAGAGAAAAAGAGAAGAGATAAATAATAGTATTATTGATTATCTAGACCTTATCATAACTGTTTTACGTGAACGATATCCAGATGAATACCAGCTCATTGAATATCTGGCAGCAGGAGATCAAAAAACATTTGCCGAATTTTTCGGCATGTCAGAAAAATTAGTAGAACATTTAATTGGTTATGGCCTTGTTAAACGTGATGCTGAAAATTTTCACTTCACAATTAAAACCATTTCGTCCTATATAAACACGCAAAGTCGCATCCGACTGCTGCCAACAACCAGAGAAGAAAAATGGCATCGTCTTTGTGAAGGAAGAAATAAACTTGAAACTGATTTAAGACAGCTTATAAGTCATACATTAAAATATAAACACGGCCCAGACAAGGCCAAAGAAATATTTTTAGCCATTATATCTCCACCCGATAGGCAAAAAAAACTTTCATTGTTAAAATTCAGTGATATATTCAGATCCAAACTATATTTCGAGGATTTAAGAAAACTAATTGAAAAAAACTGGTCTGATTTTGAAAAAGTTTTCAACAATGAAAAAAGTAAATTCTCTCAATATATGGCCATTATAAACTCAACAAGAGGTGACGCTCATGCCAATGATATTAGTGATGACGACATGGGTTTGTTTGAGATAACTATTGATTGGTTGCAGAGGAAAGTTGACAATTATTTAGAGTGA
- a CDS encoding tyrosine-type recombinase/integrase, producing the protein MALTDIQIKRAKPQDKPYTLNDGQGLSLLINPDGSKGWRFRFRFAGKARLMSFGSYDLVSLAEAREKRDAARKQVANGIDPVEERKALKLAQKLSTENSFESVSREWHSTKADRWTVAYREEIIKTFEQDVFPFIGKRPIGEIKPLELLEVLRRIEKRGALEKTRKVRQRCGEVFRYAIITGRADYNPAPDLAIALAVPKQKHHPFLSAEELPHFIRDLEAYTGSIITKNATKIVMLTGVRTQEMRFATWEEVDLEKGIWEIPAERMKMRRPHIVPLSTQVVDLFKQLKPITGHYPYIFIGRNNRSKPISKESVSQVIELLGYKGRATGHGFRHTMSTILHEQGFDSNWIEMQLAHADKNIIRGVYNHASYLESRRQMLEWYSNYLY; encoded by the coding sequence ATGGCACTTACAGATATACAAATCAAACGAGCAAAGCCCCAAGACAAGCCATACACATTGAACGACGGGCAAGGCCTGTCATTGCTTATCAATCCCGATGGCTCGAAGGGCTGGCGTTTTCGTTTCCGCTTTGCCGGGAAAGCGCGGTTAATGTCATTTGGCAGCTACGATTTGGTAAGCCTTGCAGAAGCGCGTGAGAAGCGTGACGCCGCCCGTAAGCAAGTTGCTAATGGCATTGACCCAGTAGAGGAACGAAAAGCATTAAAACTCGCTCAAAAGCTATCAACAGAAAACTCTTTCGAATCAGTAAGCCGTGAGTGGCATTCAACTAAAGCTGATCGTTGGACGGTTGCTTATCGTGAGGAAATCATCAAAACATTTGAGCAGGATGTTTTCCCTTTTATTGGTAAACGACCTATAGGTGAGATTAAGCCACTAGAGTTACTTGAGGTGCTGCGACGTATTGAAAAACGTGGGGCTTTAGAGAAAACCCGAAAGGTGCGACAGAGGTGTGGAGAGGTGTTTCGCTATGCCATCATAACAGGGCGTGCTGATTACAATCCTGCGCCTGATTTAGCTATCGCGCTGGCCGTTCCCAAGCAAAAGCACCATCCATTTTTATCCGCTGAAGAGTTGCCTCATTTTATTCGAGATCTTGAAGCGTATACCGGTAGCATCATCACCAAAAATGCTACGAAGATAGTCATGCTGACTGGTGTAAGAACGCAGGAGATGCGCTTTGCTACGTGGGAAGAAGTAGACCTCGAAAAAGGTATATGGGAGATACCAGCGGAACGTATGAAAATGCGTAGACCTCACATTGTTCCTTTATCTACTCAGGTAGTTGACCTTTTCAAACAGCTCAAACCTATTACCGGCCATTACCCTTACATCTTTATTGGCAGGAACAACCGCAGCAAGCCAATCTCAAAAGAAAGTGTTTCACAAGTGATTGAGTTACTTGGTTACAAAGGGCGTGCTACAGGTCACGGTTTTCGACACACGATGTCGACAATATTGCATGAACAAGGTTTTGATAGTAACTGGATAGAAATGCAGCTAGCTCATGCTGATAAAAATATCATAAGAGGTGTATATAATCATGCCTCGTATCTTGAAAGCAGAAGACAAATGTTAGAATGGTACTCTAATTACTTGTATTAA
- a CDS encoding glycoside-pentoside-hexuronide family transporter, which produces MSEQALTVKEKIGYGMGDAASHIVFDNVMLYMMFFYTDIFGIPAGFVGTMFLLARALDAISDPAMGLIADRTRSRWGKFRPWVLFGALPFGVVCVFAYSTPELSLTGKMIYAAATYTLLTLMYTVVNIPYCALGGVITSDPQQRISLQSWRFVLATAGGMLSTVLMMPLVNFFGGEDKAFGFQAGIAVLAAVAFLMLAFCFFTTKERVEAPPTTSTMREDLRDILQNDQWRVVGMLTLLNILAVCVRGGAMMYYVTWIMGDAALFSWFLGLYCVGNLFGSALAKPLTDWKCKVSVFWWTNAALAVLSVAMFFVPMSATIVMFSFIFVIGVLHQLVTPIQWVMMSDTVDYGEWRNGKRLTGISFAGTLFVLKLGLALGGALIGWMLAGGGYDAAAKAQNGATLTIIIALFTLAPGVCYVLSAIIAKRYYTLKTPFLKHILAELAQGARNNQKEFETLPVSDAFHESKG; this is translated from the coding sequence ATGAGTGAGCAAGCGCTTACCGTGAAGGAGAAGATAGGCTACGGCATGGGAGACGCCGCAAGCCATATCGTCTTTGATAACGTAATGCTTTATATGATGTTTTTCTACACCGATATCTTCGGCATTCCCGCCGGTTTCGTCGGCACGATGTTTTTGCTGGCCCGCGCGCTGGATGCGATATCCGACCCGGCGATGGGGCTGATTGCGGACCGCACCCGCAGCCGCTGGGGTAAATTTCGCCCGTGGGTGTTGTTCGGCGCGCTGCCGTTCGGCGTGGTGTGCGTGTTCGCTTACAGCACACCGGAACTCAGCCTCACCGGCAAGATGATTTACGCCGCCGCGACCTACACGCTGCTTACCCTGATGTACACCGTCGTGAATATTCCTTATTGCGCGCTGGGCGGCGTGATTACCAGCGATCCGCAGCAGCGTATCTCGCTGCAATCGTGGCGTTTCGTGCTGGCGACGGCGGGCGGCATGCTCTCTACGGTACTGATGATGCCGCTGGTAAATTTTTTTGGCGGCGAAGATAAAGCGTTCGGCTTTCAGGCGGGCATAGCGGTGCTGGCCGCGGTGGCGTTTCTGATGCTCGCGTTTTGTTTTTTCACGACCAAAGAGCGTGTCGAGGCGCCGCCGACGACCTCGACCATGCGTGAAGACTTGCGCGATATCCTGCAAAACGACCAGTGGCGTGTTGTGGGCATGCTGACCCTGCTTAATATTCTCGCGGTCTGCGTACGTGGCGGGGCGATGATGTACTACGTCACCTGGATTATGGGCGACGCCGCGCTGTTCTCCTGGTTCCTCGGGCTTTACTGCGTCGGCAACCTGTTCGGCAGCGCACTCGCCAAACCGCTCACCGACTGGAAGTGCAAAGTCAGCGTCTTCTGGTGGACCAACGCCGCGCTGGCGGTCCTGAGCGTCGCCATGTTCTTTGTGCCGATGAGCGCCACCATTGTGATGTTCAGCTTTATCTTCGTTATCGGCGTTCTGCACCAGCTGGTCACGCCGATTCAGTGGGTCATGATGTCCGACACGGTCGATTACGGTGAATGGCGTAACGGCAAACGTCTGACCGGCATCAGTTTTGCGGGCACGCTGTTTGTCCTGAAACTGGGTCTGGCGCTCGGCGGCGCGCTTATCGGCTGGATGCTGGCGGGCGGTGGCTATGACGCCGCCGCGAAAGCCCAGAACGGCGCGACGCTCACCATCATTATCGCGCTGTTCACGCTGGCGCCGGGCGTCTGCTATGTGCTGAGCGCCATCATCGCGAAACGCTACTACACGCTAAAGACACCGTTTTTGAAACATATCCTGGCGGAGCTGGCGCAGGGCGCGCGCAATAACCAGAAAGAGTTTGAAACGCTGCCGGTTAGCGACGCATTCCATGAGTCGAAGGGGTAA